A genome region from Mycobacterium florentinum includes the following:
- a CDS encoding DUF5078 domain-containing protein, with translation MSRLSSCVRAGAVFLAMGMAAVTFPTTASADSTEDFPIPRRMINTTCDAEQILAATRDTSPVYYQRYMIDFNNHPNVQQATIDKAHWFYSLSPQDRRGYSENFYAPVSDPLWVAWPNHMKIFFNNKGVVAKATDACAQYPAGDMSVWNWA, from the coding sequence ATGTCTCGGCTGAGTTCGTGCGTGCGCGCAGGCGCCGTTTTCCTTGCAATGGGTATGGCCGCTGTGACCTTCCCGACGACCGCGTCCGCGGACTCCACGGAGGACTTCCCAATCCCCCGCCGGATGATCAACACCACCTGTGACGCCGAGCAGATTCTCGCGGCGACCCGGGACACCAGCCCGGTGTACTACCAGCGGTACATGATCGACTTCAACAACCACCCGAACGTCCAGCAGGCGACGATCGACAAGGCGCACTGGTTCTACTCCCTGTCACCGCAGGACCGCCGCGGCTACTCGGAGAACTTCTACGCGCCGGTCTCCGACCCGCTGTGGGTGGCCTGGCCCAACCACATGAAGATCTTCTTCAACAACAAGGGTGTCGTCGCCAAGGCGACCGACGCCTGCGCGCAGTACCCGGCCGGCGACATGTCGGTCTGGAACTGGGCGTAA
- a CDS encoding MMPL/RND family transporter: MPFFARTVYKFALLILLGWVGLVVFLSMFVPDLETVGKQHTVPMSPKEAASMQATQRVGKVFNEFSSDSAIMILLEGQQPLGDDAHHFYDQLIKKLEADTTHVEHVQDFWGDPLTAAGSQSSDGKAAYVQVYLRGNQGETKANDSVRAVRKLVDDTPAPPGVKAYVTGAAALTADQSAAGDKGVILVTLLTFAVIVIMLLWVYRSFVTMFVTLLMVVLELFAARQVVAFLAHNDIIGLSTFAVNLLVLMVIAASTDYAIFVLGRYQEARSLGEDREQAFYTMFHGTAHVVLGSGLTIAGAMYCLSFTRLPYFQSLGVPCAVGTLVAVLAALTLGPAILAVGSRSRFHLFDPKRKMRTRGWRRVGTAIVRWPGPILAVSIGIALIGLLALPGYKTNYDNRQYLPSSTKAVVGYEAAERHFSNARMNPELLLIETDHDMRNPANMLVLDRIARFVFHIPGVARVQTITRPLGAPIEHTSIPFQISMQNTTQVENQEYMKKRMDDMLKQADAMQMSIDTMRRMYDITAKMAAVTHHMDGLTHEMLDVTATLRDNIANFDDFFRPIRSYFYWEKHCFDIPACWSLRSIFDALDGLDQIVEKFTYLTDDIAALDALLPQMLAQMPPMIATMQTMKQMMLTMHSSMNSMYDQMDVMSQNSTAMGQAYDAAKNDDSFYIPPEVFDNPDFKRGLKMFLSPDGHAARFIISHDVPPATPEGISHVDPIKLAAKEAIKGTPLEGSKIWLGGTAAVYKDMRDGSKYDLVIAGISAASLILIIMLIITRSLVAAITIVGTVLISLGASFGLSVLVWQDILGIELHWMVLAMSVILLLAVGSDYNLLLVSRFKEEIHAGIKTGIVRSMAGTGAVVTSAGLVFAATMATFAISPLRVMGQVGTTIALGLLFDTLIVRSFMMPSVAALMGRWFWWPTQVRTRPASQMLRPYGPRSAVRAHMLPKVVARGSNGESPDSQSTDLLRVSSPHY, encoded by the coding sequence GACGCCCACCACTTCTACGACCAGCTGATCAAGAAGCTGGAGGCCGACACCACGCACGTCGAGCACGTGCAGGACTTCTGGGGCGATCCGCTGACGGCGGCCGGCTCGCAGAGTTCGGACGGTAAGGCCGCCTATGTGCAGGTGTATCTGCGGGGTAACCAGGGCGAGACCAAGGCCAACGACTCCGTCCGGGCGGTCCGCAAGCTGGTGGACGACACGCCCGCGCCGCCCGGGGTCAAGGCGTACGTCACCGGTGCGGCGGCCCTGACCGCCGATCAGTCGGCAGCAGGCGACAAGGGCGTCATCCTGGTCACCCTGCTCACGTTCGCGGTGATCGTCATCATGCTGCTGTGGGTCTACCGATCGTTTGTCACCATGTTCGTCACCCTGCTGATGGTGGTGCTCGAGCTGTTCGCGGCGCGCCAGGTTGTCGCGTTTCTGGCGCATAACGACATCATCGGCCTGTCGACCTTCGCGGTGAACCTGTTGGTGCTGATGGTGATCGCGGCCAGCACCGACTATGCGATCTTCGTTCTGGGCCGGTATCAGGAGGCGCGATCGCTCGGCGAGGACCGAGAACAGGCGTTCTACACCATGTTTCACGGCACCGCGCACGTGGTGCTGGGCTCCGGCCTGACCATCGCCGGTGCGATGTATTGCCTCAGCTTCACCCGGCTTCCGTACTTCCAGAGCCTGGGCGTCCCGTGCGCGGTCGGGACGCTTGTCGCCGTTCTCGCGGCGCTCACGCTCGGTCCGGCGATCTTGGCGGTGGGCAGCCGCAGTCGTTTTCACCTGTTTGACCCGAAGCGGAAGATGCGGACCCGCGGCTGGCGTCGCGTCGGCACCGCCATCGTCCGGTGGCCCGGGCCGATCCTGGCCGTGTCGATCGGCATCGCGCTGATCGGCCTGCTCGCGCTGCCCGGTTACAAGACGAATTACGACAACCGCCAATACCTGCCTTCGAGCACGAAGGCGGTCGTCGGTTATGAGGCCGCCGAGCGGCATTTCTCCAACGCCCGAATGAATCCGGAGCTGCTCTTGATCGAGACCGATCACGACATGCGGAATCCGGCAAACATGTTGGTACTGGACAGAATTGCGCGCTTCGTCTTCCACATCCCCGGTGTCGCCCGCGTCCAGACGATCACCAGGCCGCTGGGAGCGCCGATCGAGCACACGTCGATCCCGTTCCAGATCAGCATGCAGAACACGACGCAGGTCGAAAACCAGGAATACATGAAGAAGCGCATGGATGACATGCTGAAGCAGGCCGATGCCATGCAGATGTCCATCGACACGATGCGGCGCATGTACGACATCACGGCGAAGATGGCCGCCGTGACGCACCACATGGACGGCCTGACGCATGAAATGCTGGATGTCACAGCCACATTGCGCGACAACATCGCCAACTTCGACGACTTCTTCCGCCCGATCCGCAGCTACTTCTACTGGGAGAAGCACTGCTTCGACATCCCCGCCTGCTGGTCGCTGCGGTCGATCTTCGACGCGCTCGACGGGCTGGATCAGATCGTGGAGAAGTTCACCTATCTCACGGACGACATCGCCGCGCTCGACGCCTTGCTGCCGCAGATGCTGGCACAGATGCCGCCGATGATCGCGACCATGCAGACGATGAAGCAGATGATGCTGACGATGCACAGCTCGATGAACTCGATGTATGACCAGATGGACGTGATGAGCCAGAACTCGACCGCCATGGGTCAGGCCTACGACGCGGCCAAGAACGACGACTCGTTCTACATTCCGCCGGAGGTCTTCGACAACCCCGATTTCAAGCGCGGCTTGAAGATGTTCCTGTCCCCCGACGGCCACGCGGCCCGGTTCATCATCTCCCATGACGTCCCTCCGGCGACGCCCGAAGGCATTTCGCACGTCGACCCGATCAAGTTGGCGGCGAAGGAAGCCATCAAGGGAACGCCGTTGGAGGGCTCCAAGATCTGGCTGGGCGGCACGGCCGCGGTCTACAAGGACATGCGTGACGGGTCCAAGTACGACCTGGTGATCGCCGGAATATCGGCGGCCAGCCTGATCCTGATCATCATGTTGATCATCACCCGCAGCCTCGTCGCCGCGATCACCATCGTGGGGACGGTGCTGATTTCGTTGGGGGCCTCGTTCGGTCTCTCGGTGCTGGTCTGGCAGGACATCCTGGGCATCGAACTGCACTGGATGGTGCTGGCGATGTCGGTCATCCTGCTGTTGGCGGTGGGATCCGACTACAACCTGCTGCTGGTTTCCCGGTTCAAGGAGGAGATCCATGCCGGCATCAAGACCGGGATCGTCCGGTCGATGGCCGGCACCGGCGCGGTGGTGACGTCCGCCGGTTTGGTGTTCGCCGCCACCATGGCGACGTTTGCGATCAGCCCGCTACGGGTCATGGGCCAGGTGGGAACCACCATCGCGCTGGGTCTGTTGTTCGACACCCTGATCGTGCGCTCGTTCATGATGCCGTCGGTCGCCGCCTTGATGGGCCGCTGGTTCTGGTGGCCGACCCAGGTGCGCACGCGTCCGGCGAGCCAGATGCTGCGGCCCTACGGACCTCGTTCGGCGGTTCGTGCCCACATGCTGCCGAAGGTTGTGGCCCGGGGCAGCAATGGTGAGTCGCCCGACTCGCAGAGCACCGATCTGTTGCGGGTGAGCTCACCGCACTACTGA
- a CDS encoding crotonase/enoyl-CoA hydratase family protein: protein MSVSKPDFETLLYKTAGPVATITLNRPEQLNTIVPPMPDEIEAAIGLAERDWDIKVIVLRGAGRAFSAGYDFGAGFQHWGEAMMTDGKWDPGKDFAFVTAREIAPSQKFMAIWRASKPVIAQLHGWCVGGASDYALCADIIVASEDAVIGTPYSRMWGAYLTGMWLYRLSLAKAKWHSLTGRPLTGVQAAEIELINEAVPFERLEARVAEIAAELSQIPLSQLRAQKLIVNQAYENMGLASTQTLGVILDGLMRNTPDALDFINTAETQGVRAAVERRDGPFGDYSQAPADLRPDPSHVIVPDGEA from the coding sequence ATGTCAGTATCCAAGCCCGACTTCGAGACGCTGCTGTACAAGACCGCGGGTCCGGTCGCCACCATCACGCTGAACCGCCCCGAGCAGCTCAACACGATCGTCCCGCCGATGCCCGACGAGATCGAGGCCGCCATCGGCCTGGCCGAACGGGACTGGGACATCAAGGTCATCGTGCTGCGCGGCGCCGGCCGCGCCTTCTCCGCCGGCTATGACTTCGGTGCCGGCTTCCAGCACTGGGGCGAAGCGATGATGACCGACGGCAAGTGGGATCCGGGCAAGGACTTCGCATTCGTCACCGCCCGCGAGATCGCGCCGTCACAGAAGTTCATGGCCATCTGGCGGGCGTCCAAGCCGGTGATCGCGCAGTTGCACGGCTGGTGCGTCGGCGGCGCCAGCGACTACGCGCTGTGTGCCGACATCATCGTCGCCAGCGAAGACGCGGTGATCGGCACCCCGTACAGCCGGATGTGGGGCGCCTACCTGACCGGCATGTGGCTGTACCGGCTGAGCCTGGCCAAGGCCAAGTGGCACTCGCTGACCGGCCGGCCACTGACCGGCGTTCAGGCCGCCGAGATCGAGCTGATCAACGAGGCGGTGCCGTTCGAGCGGCTGGAGGCGCGGGTCGCCGAGATCGCCGCCGAGCTGTCGCAGATCCCGCTGTCGCAGCTGCGGGCACAAAAACTGATCGTCAACCAGGCCTACGAGAACATGGGACTGGCCTCCACCCAGACGTTGGGCGTCATTCTGGACGGCCTGATGCGCAATACTCCGGACGCGCTCGACTTCATCAACACCGCCGAAACCCAGGGCGTACGGGCCGCGGTGGAGCGCCGCGACGGCCCGTTCGGCGACTACAGCCAGGCACCGGCTGACCTGCGGCCCGACCCCTCGCACGTCATCGTCCCTGATGGCGAGGCCTAG
- the lpdA gene encoding dihydrolipoyl dehydrogenase translates to MTSHYDVVVLGAGPGGYVAAIRAAQLGLNTAVVEPKYWGGVCLNVGCIPSKALLRNAELVHIFTKEAKTFGISGEASFDYGVAFDRSRKVAEGRVAGVHFLMKKNKITEIHGYGRFTDPHTLSVDLNDGGTETVTFDNVIIATGSSTRLVPGTSLSENVVTYEELILSRELPESIIIAGCGAIGMEFGYVLKNYGVDVTVVEFLPRALPNEDAEVSKEVEKQFKKLGVKILLGTKVESITDDGSVVRVAVSKDGKSEELKAEKVLQAIGFAPNIEGYGLDKAGVALTDRGAIGITDYMRTNVDHIYAIGDVTGKLQLAHVAEAQGVVAAETIAGAETLALGDYRMLPRATFCQPNVASFGLTEEQARDEGYDVVVAKFPFTANAKAHGVGDPSGFVKLVADAKYGELLGGHLVGHDVSELLPELTLAQKWDLTATELARNVHTHPTMSEALQECFHGLTGHMINF, encoded by the coding sequence GTGACTTCTCACTATGACGTCGTTGTCCTTGGAGCTGGTCCCGGCGGATATGTCGCAGCGATTCGCGCCGCGCAGCTAGGCCTCAACACCGCGGTCGTGGAACCGAAGTACTGGGGTGGAGTCTGCCTCAACGTCGGCTGCATTCCCTCCAAGGCGTTGCTGCGCAATGCCGAACTCGTGCACATCTTCACCAAAGAGGCCAAGACGTTTGGCATCAGCGGCGAGGCCTCATTCGATTACGGGGTCGCCTTCGATCGCAGCCGCAAAGTGGCCGAGGGCCGCGTCGCCGGCGTGCACTTCCTGATGAAGAAGAACAAGATCACCGAGATCCACGGCTACGGCCGCTTCACCGACCCGCACACGCTGTCGGTCGATCTCAATGACGGTGGTACCGAAACGGTCACGTTCGACAACGTCATCATCGCCACCGGCAGCAGCACCCGCCTGGTTCCCGGTACGTCGCTGTCGGAAAACGTGGTCACCTACGAGGAACTGATCCTGTCCCGCGAGCTGCCGGAATCGATCATCATCGCGGGCTGTGGGGCGATCGGCATGGAGTTCGGTTACGTGCTGAAGAACTACGGCGTCGACGTGACCGTCGTGGAGTTCTTGCCCCGCGCGCTGCCCAACGAGGACGCCGAAGTCTCCAAGGAGGTCGAGAAGCAGTTCAAGAAGCTGGGCGTCAAGATCCTGCTCGGGACCAAGGTCGAGTCCATCACCGATGACGGCTCCGTGGTTCGGGTGGCGGTCAGCAAGGACGGTAAGTCGGAGGAGCTCAAGGCCGAAAAGGTGTTGCAGGCCATCGGTTTTGCACCCAACATCGAGGGCTACGGATTGGACAAGGCCGGCGTCGCGCTGACGGATCGCGGGGCGATCGGGATCACCGATTACATGCGCACCAATGTCGACCACATCTACGCGATCGGCGACGTCACCGGCAAGCTCCAGCTGGCCCACGTCGCCGAGGCGCAGGGCGTGGTCGCGGCCGAAACCATCGCCGGCGCAGAGACTTTGGCGCTCGGTGACTACCGGATGCTGCCGCGCGCGACCTTCTGCCAACCGAACGTCGCCAGCTTCGGGCTGACCGAGGAGCAGGCCCGCGACGAAGGCTACGACGTGGTGGTGGCCAAATTCCCGTTCACCGCCAACGCCAAGGCGCATGGTGTGGGCGACCCCAGCGGTTTCGTGAAGTTGGTCGCCGACGCCAAGTACGGCGAACTGCTGGGCGGACACCTGGTCGGCCACGACGTCTCCGAGCTGCTGCCCGAGCTCACCCTGGCCCAGAAATGGGACCTGACCGCCACCGAGCTGGCCCGCAACGTGCACACCCACCCGACCATGTCCGAGGCGCTGCAAGAGTGCTTCCATGGCCTGACCGGCCACATGATCAACTTCTAG
- the exaC gene encoding acetaldehyde dehydrogenase ExaC — translation MTVFARPGSSGALMSYESRYDNFIGGEWVAPAKGLYFENPTPVTGQTFCEVARSDESDVSKALDAAHAAAPAWGRSSPTERAAVLNKIADRIEANRDSLALAEVWDNGKPIRETLAADIPLAADHFRYFAAAIRAQEGSLSQIDEDTVAYHFHEPLGVVGQIIPWNFPILMGAWKLAPALAAGNTVVLKPAEQTPASILYLMSLIADVIPPGVVNIVSGFGVEAGKPLASSDRIAKVSFTGETTTGRLIMQYASQNLIPVTLELGGKSPNIFFSDVMATNDNFQDKALEGFTMFALNQGEVCTCPSRSLIQSDIHDEFLELAAIRTKAVRQGDPLDTETMMGSQASNDQLEKILSYVEIGKGEGAKVITGGERAELGGDLSGGYYMQPTIFSGNNKMRVFQEEIFGPVVTVTSFTDFNDAMSIANDTLYGLGAGVWSRNGNVAYRAGREIKAGRVWVNCYHVYPPHAAFGGYKQSGFGRETHQMALDHYQQTKNLLVSYADKAQGFF, via the coding sequence ATGACTGTCTTCGCACGCCCGGGTTCCAGTGGGGCCCTGATGTCGTACGAATCGCGGTACGACAATTTCATCGGGGGTGAGTGGGTCGCACCCGCCAAGGGTCTCTACTTCGAGAACCCGACGCCGGTGACCGGCCAAACATTCTGCGAAGTGGCGCGCTCCGACGAGAGCGACGTCAGCAAGGCGCTCGATGCCGCGCACGCGGCCGCCCCGGCGTGGGGAAGGAGCTCGCCGACCGAGCGCGCCGCGGTGCTGAACAAGATCGCCGATCGCATTGAGGCGAACCGGGATTCGTTGGCCCTCGCGGAGGTCTGGGACAACGGCAAGCCGATCCGCGAGACGCTGGCCGCCGACATCCCGCTGGCCGCCGATCATTTCCGGTATTTCGCCGCGGCCATCCGGGCCCAGGAGGGTTCGCTCTCGCAGATCGACGAGGACACCGTCGCCTACCACTTCCACGAGCCCCTCGGCGTCGTCGGGCAGATCATCCCGTGGAACTTCCCGATCCTGATGGGCGCGTGGAAGCTGGCGCCGGCGCTGGCCGCCGGCAACACGGTGGTGCTCAAGCCCGCCGAGCAGACGCCGGCGTCGATCCTCTACCTGATGTCGCTGATCGCCGACGTGATCCCGCCGGGCGTGGTCAACATCGTCAGTGGATTCGGCGTCGAGGCCGGCAAGCCGCTGGCGTCCAGCGACCGGATCGCCAAGGTCTCGTTCACCGGGGAGACCACCACCGGCCGGCTGATCATGCAGTACGCGTCGCAGAACCTGATCCCGGTCACGCTGGAGCTTGGCGGCAAGAGCCCCAACATCTTCTTCTCCGACGTGATGGCCACCAACGACAACTTCCAGGACAAGGCCCTGGAGGGCTTCACGATGTTCGCCCTCAACCAGGGCGAAGTGTGCACCTGCCCGTCGCGCAGCCTGATCCAGTCCGACATCCACGACGAGTTCCTGGAGCTGGCCGCGATCCGGACCAAAGCGGTCCGGCAAGGCGACCCGCTGGACACCGAGACCATGATGGGCTCGCAGGCCTCCAACGATCAGCTGGAAAAGATCCTGTCCTACGTCGAGATCGGCAAGGGCGAGGGCGCCAAGGTCATCACCGGCGGTGAGCGTGCCGAACTCGGTGGTGATCTGTCCGGCGGCTACTACATGCAGCCGACGATCTTCTCCGGCAACAACAAGATGCGGGTGTTCCAGGAGGAGATCTTCGGGCCGGTGGTGACGGTGACGTCGTTCACGGACTTCAACGACGCGATGAGCATCGCCAACGACACCCTCTACGGCCTGGGTGCCGGGGTGTGGAGCCGCAACGGCAACGTCGCGTATCGCGCCGGTCGCGAGATCAAAGCCGGCCGGGTGTGGGTGAACTGCTATCACGTGTACCCGCCGCACGCGGCCTTCGGTGGCTACAAGCAATCCGGGTTCGGCCGCGAGACCCACCAGATGGCACTCGACCATTACCAGCAGACCAAGAACCTGTTGGTGTCCTACGCCGACAAGGCGCAGGGCTTCTTCTGA
- a CDS encoding putative holin gives MIPLPRPWLLAGAMLVGAAVGLLAGVALTVLVHTRVRPDLVIALVLGLPGVIGLLTILFSGRRWVTTLGAFILAIGPGWFGVLVAIEVTSHG, from the coding sequence GTGATCCCGTTACCCCGGCCCTGGCTACTGGCCGGTGCGATGCTGGTCGGCGCCGCGGTCGGGCTGCTGGCGGGGGTGGCGTTGACCGTGCTGGTCCATACCCGGGTGCGTCCCGACCTGGTGATCGCACTGGTCCTCGGGTTGCCCGGTGTGATCGGGCTGCTGACGATCCTGTTCTCGGGCCGTCGCTGGGTCACGACGCTGGGCGCGTTCATTCTGGCGATCGGTCCCGGCTGGTTCGGGGTGCTGGTCGCGATCGAAGTGACCTCCCATGGCTGA
- a CDS encoding prolyl oligopeptidase family serine peptidase translates to MTAELARDPNSPDDPYLWLEEVTGEKALDWVRARNHPTIAEFCRGEFEADFERMRAEALEVLDTDARIPYVRRRGEYLYNFWRDAANPRGLWRRTTLDSYRGDSPEWDVLIDVDELGRADDEKWVWAGATVIEPEFTRALVNLSRGGSDAVIVREFDMLTREFIPDGFTLPEAKSQIGWEDPDTVLVGTDFGADSLTESGYPRIVKRWRRGTPLRDAETVFEGTRTDVSVSGSADRTPGFERTFVGRAVDFWNEETYEVRGPELIRIDAPTDASVSVHREWLLIELRTDWTLDDNAGATYRAGSLLAARYDEFMSGTKDLSVVFEPDEHTCLHQSAWTRDRLLLVTLADVASRVEIVTPGSWQREPIAGIPPATHTVIAAADDTGDEFFLDSSGFDMPSQLVRATDGEHLEEIKSAPAFFDAENLDVQQYFVPSKDGTLIPYFVVRSRDAEAPGPTLLGGYGGFESSKTPGYSGVLGRLWLARGGTYVMANIRGGGEYGPSWHTQAIREGRHKVDEDFAAVADDLVRRGITTVEQLAAQGGSNGGLLMGIMLTKYPEKFGALVCDVPLLDMRRYHLLLAGASWVAEYGDPDNPDDWEFISKYSPYQNISATRHYPQVLFTTSTRDDRVHPGHARKMVAALQAAGHQVWLYENIEGGHAGAADNEQAAFKAALSYSFLWRTLGGHA, encoded by the coding sequence ATGACAGCTGAGCTTGCCCGGGACCCCAACTCGCCTGACGACCCGTACCTGTGGCTCGAGGAAGTCACCGGCGAGAAGGCGCTGGATTGGGTGCGCGCACGCAACCATCCGACGATCGCGGAGTTCTGCCGCGGCGAGTTCGAGGCGGACTTCGAGCGGATGCGCGCCGAGGCGCTCGAGGTTCTCGACACCGACGCCCGCATCCCGTACGTCCGTCGCCGCGGCGAGTACCTGTACAACTTCTGGCGCGACGCCGCCAACCCCCGCGGATTGTGGCGGCGCACCACGCTGGACAGCTACCGTGGCGACTCCCCTGAGTGGGACGTGCTGATCGACGTCGACGAACTCGGGCGCGCCGACGACGAGAAGTGGGTGTGGGCCGGCGCCACGGTGATCGAACCGGAGTTCACCCGTGCCCTGGTCAATCTTTCCCGCGGCGGCTCGGACGCGGTGATCGTGCGCGAATTCGACATGCTCACACGCGAATTCATTCCCGACGGGTTCACGCTCCCGGAAGCCAAGTCGCAGATCGGCTGGGAAGATCCGGATACGGTGCTGGTCGGAACGGACTTCGGCGCCGACTCGCTGACCGAATCGGGATACCCGCGCATCGTCAAGCGCTGGCGTCGCGGCACGCCGCTGCGCGATGCCGAGACTGTCTTCGAGGGCACGCGCACCGACGTCAGCGTGTCGGGAAGTGCCGACCGGACGCCGGGATTCGAACGCACCTTCGTCGGTCGCGCGGTCGACTTCTGGAACGAAGAGACTTACGAAGTCCGTGGGCCGGAACTGATCCGCATCGACGCCCCCACCGACGCGAGCGTGTCGGTGCACCGCGAATGGCTGCTGATCGAGCTGCGTACCGATTGGACCTTGGACGACAATGCCGGCGCCACCTATCGCGCCGGCTCGCTGCTGGCAGCCCGTTACGACGAATTCATGTCTGGGACAAAAGATTTGAGTGTGGTCTTCGAACCCGACGAGCACACCTGCCTGCATCAGAGCGCGTGGACCCGGGACCGGCTGCTGCTCGTCACGCTGGCCGACGTCGCCAGCCGGGTCGAAATCGTCACACCCGGCAGCTGGCAGCGCGAACCCATCGCCGGAATCCCGCCGGCGACCCACACGGTGATCGCGGCCGCCGACGATACGGGTGACGAATTCTTCTTGGATTCAAGCGGATTCGACATGCCCTCGCAGCTGGTGCGGGCCACGGATGGCGAACACCTGGAAGAGATCAAGTCCGCCCCGGCATTCTTCGACGCCGAAAACCTGGATGTGCAGCAGTATTTCGTCCCGTCGAAGGACGGCACGTTGATCCCCTACTTCGTGGTGCGGTCACGAGACGCCGAAGCGCCCGGCCCCACCCTGCTGGGCGGCTACGGCGGATTCGAGTCGTCCAAGACACCCGGGTACAGCGGGGTGCTGGGCCGGTTGTGGCTGGCCCGCGGCGGTACCTACGTGATGGCCAACATCCGCGGCGGCGGCGAGTACGGGCCCAGCTGGCATACCCAGGCGATCCGCGAGGGCCGGCACAAGGTCGACGAGGATTTCGCCGCGGTGGCAGACGATTTGGTGCGCCGGGGCATCACGACCGTCGAGCAGCTGGCCGCACAGGGCGGCAGCAACGGCGGACTGCTGATGGGCATCATGCTGACCAAGTACCCGGAGAAATTCGGCGCCTTGGTCTGCGACGTGCCACTGCTCGACATGCGGCGCTACCACCTGTTGCTGGCCGGCGCGTCGTGGGTCGCCGAGTACGGTGACCCCGACAACCCGGACGACTGGGAGTTCATCTCCAAATACTCCCCCTACCAAAATATTTCGGCGACACGCCACTATCCGCAGGTGCTGTTCACCACGTCCACGCGCGACGACCGGGTGCACCCGGGCCACGCCCGCAAGATGGTGGCCGCGCTGCAGGCCGCGGGCCATCAGGTCTGGTTGTACGAGAACATCGAGGGCGGGCATGCCGGCGCGGCCGACAATGAGCAGGCCGCGTTCAAGGCGGCGCTGAGTTATTCGTTCCTATGGCGGACGCTGGGAGGCCACGCGTGA
- a CDS encoding DUF779 domain-containing protein translates to MSAPATAVITVAAAELLARLQDRHGPVMFHQSGGCCDGSSPMCYPCGDFLVGDRDVLLGVLDVGADGVAVWISGPQYQTWKHTQLVIDVVPGRGGGFSLEAPEGMRFLSRGRVFTDEEKAQLEAVPVITGAAYEGGERPSTRGPVIDKAVPETCPTRSP, encoded by the coding sequence ATGAGCGCCCCGGCGACCGCGGTCATCACCGTTGCCGCCGCCGAATTGCTGGCTCGCCTGCAGGACCGCCACGGCCCGGTGATGTTTCATCAGTCCGGCGGCTGCTGCGACGGGTCGTCGCCGATGTGCTACCCGTGCGGCGACTTTCTCGTCGGTGACCGCGACGTCCTGCTCGGCGTGCTGGACGTGGGAGCCGACGGCGTCGCCGTGTGGATCTCGGGCCCGCAGTACCAGACTTGGAAACACACCCAGCTGGTCATCGACGTGGTGCCCGGCCGCGGCGGCGGATTCAGCCTGGAAGCACCCGAGGGCATGCGGTTTCTCAGTCGCGGCCGCGTCTTCACCGACGAGGAAAAAGCCCAGCTAGAAGCCGTGCCCGTGATCACCGGAGCCGCATACGAGGGGGGCGAGCGGCCGTCGACGCGGGGCCCGGTTATTGACAAAGCCGTGCCGGAAACGTGCCCGACTCGTAGTCCGTGA